In the genome of Clostridiales bacterium, one region contains:
- a CDS encoding acyl carrier protein — MFEQIKQQLAEYFAIDPATITRDTSFADDLKADSLAIMELVFNLESATGKTLDDDAMEKVKTVGDLCDYMEQE; from the coding sequence ATGTTCGAACAAATCAAACAACAGCTTGCGGAATACTTCGCAATCGATCCCGCGACTATCACCCGCGACACCTCGTTCGCAGACGACCTTAAAGCCGACTCGCTCGCTATCATGGAACTTGTGTTCAACCTTGAATCGGCGACAGGCAAAACGCTCGACGACGACGCTATGGAAAAGGTCAAGACCGTCGGCGATCTCTGCGACTATATGGAACAAGAATAA
- a CDS encoding MATE family efflux transporter — translation MLFGFKKHNRAAAGKQMDMLHGPMFKNVLLFALPLALAGILQQLFTSADMAVIFWFEGSVAQSAVNSNGALVNLIINLFTGLSVGATVVIAELVGKSSTDDLHSVVFTSFIIALVSGVILVGLGIGVSAPLLKIMDTPPEALPLAIEYLRIYFIGMPALMVYNFGAAILRSVGDTRKPLFILVVTGIVNVGCNILFVAAFKMSVAGVATATVIANYLSAAIVIVFIMKDESLKVKRGAKFRKEYLIRICVIGLPAGLQGVVFSIANVFIQTSINGFGAQAVAGSGDAVNFESYVYFFVNAFAQTTVTFFGQNYAAGEFDRCRRAFKINMLSGLVVSTVLSVVFVAGGRLFIRIYTTDEVAIEYAVMRLWCVCIGSMIPCLYEIAGGALRGMGHSLLPAVFTIVGSCVLRLIWIYTVFAAYPLYWVLLVVYPLSWTITGGAMLIAYFVIFRKAVKKNIPPKSDDGEVGEQTIEQAKKFLLCKTFRVFEIYAA, via the coding sequence ATGTTATTCGGCTTTAAAAAACACAATCGCGCCGCAGCGGGCAAGCAAATGGATATGCTGCACGGTCCTATGTTTAAGAACGTGCTGTTGTTCGCGTTGCCGCTCGCGCTCGCGGGAATTTTACAGCAGCTTTTTACTTCCGCGGATATGGCTGTAATTTTCTGGTTCGAGGGCAGTGTGGCGCAGAGCGCGGTGAACAGCAACGGCGCGCTCGTCAATCTTATTATAAATCTTTTTACGGGGCTGTCGGTCGGTGCGACGGTCGTTATCGCCGAGCTTGTCGGCAAGAGCAGTACCGACGATCTTCATAGCGTTGTGTTCACTTCGTTTATCATTGCGCTCGTGAGCGGGGTAATACTTGTGGGGCTGGGTATCGGTGTTTCCGCGCCGCTGTTGAAGATCATGGACACTCCGCCCGAGGCGTTGCCGCTTGCTATTGAGTATCTACGGATTTACTTTATCGGTATGCCTGCGCTAATGGTGTATAACTTCGGCGCGGCGATACTTCGCAGTGTGGGCGATACGCGCAAGCCGTTGTTTATCCTCGTCGTGACGGGTATAGTCAACGTGGGGTGTAACATTCTGTTTGTGGCGGCGTTCAAGATGAGCGTTGCAGGCGTTGCGACGGCGACCGTCATAGCCAACTATTTGAGCGCGGCTATCGTCATTGTTTTTATTATGAAGGACGAATCGCTTAAAGTGAAGCGCGGTGCGAAGTTCCGCAAGGAATACCTTATCCGCATTTGCGTGATCGGCTTGCCCGCGGGACTCCAAGGCGTGGTATTTTCCATTGCCAACGTGTTTATTCAGACCTCTATAAACGGGTTCGGCGCGCAGGCGGTGGCGGGCAGCGGCGACGCGGTGAACTTCGAAAGCTACGTGTATTTCTTCGTCAATGCGTTTGCGCAAACGACTGTTACATTCTTTGGGCAGAACTACGCGGCGGGCGAGTTCGATAGGTGTAGGCGAGCGTTCAAGATAAATATGCTGTCGGGACTTGTCGTGTCCACCGTGCTAAGCGTGGTATTCGTTGCGGGCGGCAGATTGTTTATAAGAATTTATACGACTGACGAGGTCGCGATCGAGTATGCGGTCATGCGGCTTTGGTGTGTTTGCATAGGCTCTATGATCCCGTGCCTTTACGAAATCGCGGGCGGCGCGTTGCGCGGCATGGGGCATTCGCTTTTGCCCGCCGTGTTTACCATAGTCGGGTCGTGCGTGCTGCGGCTTATTTGGATATACACCGTGTTCGCGGCGTACCCGCTGTATTGGGTGCTGCTCGTCGTTTATCCGTTGTCGTGGACGATAACGGGCGGAGCAATGCTTATAGCGTACTTCGTAATATTCAGGAAAGCGGTTAAAAAGAATATACCGCCCAAAAGCGATGACGGTGAAGTTGGGGAGCAAACGATTGAACAAGCCAAGAAATTCCTGCTTTGTAAAACATTTCGGGTTTTTGAAATTTACGCGGCGTAA
- the argS gene encoding arginine--tRNA ligase yields MCDYKQQIYNSAAKVLDGLDIADVQVADAFCDYCIPCFKFAKILHKAPAMIAADAATKVKVDGMKVEALNGYLNFTIEREAFVQNAFNAALGESKPLAGKTICIDYSSVNIAKPFHIGHLMTTVIGGALYNIYKACGASVVGINHLGDWGTQFGKLISAYRKWGSAEKLDERGLDELLELYVKFHNEEEKDASLHNEALEWSKKIESGDEYAVGLFEKFKAITLEQAKKVYKRLNIEFDSYLGESFYVDKVSGVEERLKSKNLLKISEGAEVVELGDDMPPALVRRSDGASLYIARDLAAAYYRHENYNFDKCLYVVASHQALHFKQLFKVLELAGEDFAQNMVHVSYGMVSVEGMALSTRHGNILYLSDVLDAAVEKASGIIAERNPDLKDKAQVAESVGVGAVVFDALYDGRLKDKNFSLQDALNFDGETGPYVQYTHARCRSVLGKAEYKAVKPDHKLLTDDAAYEVVKLLADFNDVVLSAAEKYEPSIVSRRLVKICQAFNRFYNADRIMCGGEMQNARLFLTSRVADTLKYGLKLLLLDAPEKM; encoded by the coding sequence ATGTGCGATTATAAACAACAGATATATAATTCGGCGGCGAAGGTGCTTGACGGGCTCGATATAGCCGACGTTCAGGTCGCCGACGCGTTTTGCGACTACTGCATTCCGTGCTTTAAGTTCGCAAAGATTTTGCACAAAGCCCCCGCAATGATAGCTGCCGACGCGGCGACAAAGGTCAAGGTCGACGGCATGAAGGTGGAAGCGCTCAACGGCTATCTTAACTTCACGATAGAGCGCGAGGCGTTCGTTCAAAACGCGTTCAATGCCGCGCTCGGGGAAAGCAAGCCGCTTGCGGGTAAGACGATTTGTATAGACTACTCGTCGGTCAATATCGCCAAGCCCTTCCATATCGGGCACTTGATGACGACTGTCATAGGCGGCGCGCTCTATAATATTTACAAGGCGTGCGGCGCGAGCGTGGTCGGTATAAATCACCTCGGCGATTGGGGAACACAGTTCGGCAAGCTGATCTCGGCGTACCGCAAATGGGGCAGCGCGGAAAAGCTCGACGAGCGCGGACTGGACGAGCTACTCGAATTGTACGTTAAATTCCACAACGAGGAAGAAAAAGACGCAAGCCTGCATAACGAGGCGCTCGAATGGTCGAAGAAGATAGAAAGCGGCGACGAGTACGCGGTCGGGCTGTTCGAAAAGTTCAAGGCGATCACGCTCGAACAGGCGAAAAAGGTATATAAGCGGCTCAATATCGAGTTCGACAGCTACCTCGGCGAAAGCTTTTACGTGGACAAGGTGTCGGGCGTAGAGGAAAGGCTCAAAAGCAAAAACCTGCTCAAAATCAGCGAGGGCGCGGAAGTGGTCGAGCTCGGCGACGATATGCCGCCCGCGCTCGTTCGGCGCAGCGACGGCGCGTCGCTGTACATTGCGCGCGACCTTGCCGCGGCGTACTATCGGCATGAAAATTATAACTTCGATAAATGCTTATACGTAGTGGCGAGCCATCAGGCGCTGCACTTTAAACAGCTTTTCAAGGTGTTAGAGCTTGCCGGCGAGGACTTTGCGCAGAACATGGTCCACGTCAGCTACGGCATGGTGTCCGTCGAGGGCATGGCGCTCTCCACCCGCCACGGCAACATTTTGTATTTGAGCGACGTGCTCGATGCGGCGGTCGAAAAGGCGAGCGGCATTATCGCCGAGCGCAACCCCGATCTTAAAGACAAAGCGCAGGTCGCAGAAAGTGTGGGTGTGGGCGCGGTCGTGTTCGACGCGCTTTACGACGGTCGGCTTAAAGACAAGAATTTCTCGTTACAAGACGCGCTCAACTTCGACGGCGAGACCGGACCGTACGTTCAATATACGCACGCGCGCTGCCGCTCGGTGCTCGGTAAAGCCGAGTATAAAGCGGTCAAGCCCGATCATAAGCTGCTCACCGACGACGCGGCGTACGAGGTGGTAAAGCTCCTTGCCGACTTTAACGACGTCGTGCTGTCGGCGGCGGAAAAATACGAGCCGTCGATCGTGTCGCGCAGGCTCGTCAAGATCTGTCAGGCGTTTAACAGGTTCTACAACGCGGACAGAATCATGTGCGGCGGGGAAATGCAAAACGCTCGGCTGTTCCTTACAAGCCGAGTTGCGGATACGCTCAAATACGGGTTGAAGCTTTTGCTTTTGGACGCACCCGAAAAAATGTAA
- a CDS encoding DUF3021 domain-containing protein: MKKKILFRSLMGAPIGVLVSLIITIIFSLCMGHGEYFPAPHELIDWCGGNETTAVIVQMICSLLIGAIGGGSSVIWEIEKWSLLKQTLVHLAIISVPFFGIGYIMNWMPHYLYGALGYVGGFIAVYVIMWCSIFFSIKAKIKKMNKHLQEIQQEDIKEK, from the coding sequence ATGAAAAAGAAAATTTTATTTCGCAGTCTTATGGGTGCGCCTATCGGCGTATTAGTCAGTTTAATTATAACAATTATTTTTTCGCTTTGTATGGGGCACGGCGAATATTTTCCTGCTCCACACGAACTTATAGATTGGTGTGGCGGCAACGAAACAACCGCAGTAATCGTACAAATGATTTGTTCGCTTCTTATTGGTGCTATCGGCGGCGGCTCGTCCGTGATTTGGGAAATCGAAAAATGGAGTTTATTAAAGCAAACATTAGTGCATTTGGCTATTATTTCCGTTCCGTTCTTCGGAATAGGCTATATAATGAATTGGATGCCGCATTACTTATACGGCGCATTGGGTTACGTTGGCGGATTTATTGCGGTATACGTAATTATGTGGTGCTCCATATTTTTTTCAATCAAAGCAAAAATAAAGAAAATGAATAAGCATTTACAAGAAATACAACAAGAGGACATAAAA
- a CDS encoding uracil-DNA glycosylase, which produces MIITEKWDEMLAAEYDKPYFAELMAAVDREYSRYEVYPPRDKIYAALKLVDYDAVRVVILGQDPYHGAGQANGLAFAVNKGVDAPPSLVNIFTEIKSDLGVEPHNDTSLIGWANQGVLLLNASLTVRAGEAQSHSSLGWQSLTDAVISALNLRKKPIAYILWGMSARQKMPLIDNRNFIVTSAHPSPLSAYRGFFGSKPFSKVNDWLSKNGMPPVHWQCTDRYEPAEYYKYVHRINRA; this is translated from the coding sequence ATGATAATCACCGAAAAATGGGACGAAATGCTCGCCGCCGAATACGATAAACCGTACTTCGCCGAGCTTATGGCCGCCGTAGACCGCGAATATTCGCGCTACGAGGTTTATCCGCCGCGCGATAAAATATACGCAGCGCTCAAACTCGTCGATTACGACGCAGTTCGCGTGGTCATTCTCGGTCAGGATCCCTACCACGGCGCGGGTCAGGCAAACGGTTTGGCGTTCGCCGTCAATAAGGGTGTGGACGCGCCGCCGTCGCTTGTCAATATATTTACAGAGATCAAATCCGACCTCGGCGTTGAGCCGCATAACGATACTTCGCTTATCGGTTGGGCGAACCAGGGCGTGTTGCTGCTCAATGCGTCGTTGACGGTGCGTGCGGGCGAGGCGCAGTCTCATTCGTCGCTCGGCTGGCAGTCGCTTACCGACGCGGTCATCTCCGCGCTAAACCTCAGAAAGAAGCCGATCGCGTATATCCTTTGGGGCATGAGTGCGCGCCAAAAAATGCCGCTCATAGACAATAGGAATTTTATAGTCACTTCGGCGCATCCCAGTCCGCTCTCCGCGTACCGCGGGTTCTTCGGCTCAAAGCCGTTCTCCAAGGTGAACGATTGGCTATCAAAGAACGGTATGCCGCCTGTGCATTGGCAGTGCACCGACCGTTACGAGCCCGCCGAGTATTATAAGTACGTGCATAGAATAAACAGAGCGTAG
- a CDS encoding LytTR family transcriptional regulator → MKVEIKLDENCSETKVIIITEKMTDEITALMQRLSEEAPQGIVGFDGDVVQILEPTDIVRIYAAVGKVFAVTEKKEFVLRLRLYEIEERLSSKGFVRISNSEIINIKKAKKFDLSTVGTICVSLSNGNVSFVSRRYVTKIKKTLGI, encoded by the coding sequence TTGAAAGTTGAAATCAAACTTGACGAAAACTGTTCGGAAACAAAGGTAATAATCATTACCGAAAAAATGACGGATGAAATTACTGCTTTAATGCAACGCCTATCGGAAGAAGCTCCGCAAGGAATTGTTGGTTTTGACGGTGATGTCGTTCAGATTTTAGAACCGACAGATATAGTCAGAATATACGCAGCGGTCGGAAAAGTATTTGCTGTTACAGAAAAAAAAGAGTTTGTCTTACGTTTACGCTTATATGAAATTGAAGAAAGGTTAAGTAGTAAGGGCTTTGTGCGTATTTCAAATTCGGAAATAATCAATATTAAAAAAGCAAAGAAATTCGATTTAAGCACAGTCGGAACAATTTGCGTATCGTTGTCAAACGGAAATGTTAGTTTTGTTTCGAGGCGATACGTTACAAAAATCAAAAAAACATTAGGTATATGA
- a CDS encoding winged helix-turn-helix transcriptional regulator, producing the protein MNTMLLDSYTADKVEKSIPSGNSLGLLAAFFDALSDVTRLKIVSALSVSPMCVTDLSTLTALNQTTVSHQLRILRTAHIVESVRQGKVMFYSLSERAIPRIMNAAVSAVMTPSE; encoded by the coding sequence ATGAACACAATGCTGTTGGATAGTTACACTGCGGATAAGGTCGAAAAAAGTATTCCGAGCGGCAACAGCTTGGGGCTTCTTGCGGCGTTTTTCGACGCGCTCTCGGACGTTACGCGGCTTAAAATAGTGTCCGCGCTGTCCGTGTCGCCTATGTGCGTGACCGATCTTTCTACGCTCACTGCGCTCAATCAAACGACTGTTTCGCATCAACTGCGCATACTGCGCACGGCTCATATCGTTGAGAGCGTGCGCCAAGGCAAGGTCATGTTTTACTCGCTCAGCGAGCGCGCGATCCCGCGGATCATGAACGCCGCCGTAAGCGCGGTCATGACGCCCAGCGAATAA
- a CDS encoding dihydroxy-acid dehydratase (catalyzes the dehydration of 2,3-dihydroxy-3-methylbutanoate to 3-methyl-2-oxobutanoate in valine and isoleucine biosynthesis) → MSQELCSTMEKAPQRALFKALGLTDNELKKPIVAVVSAQSGIDPATDRLYALTDAVKAGIYAGGCTPVVMPVSGVCDGLTAGTGGMRYSLPSRELVADSVETLLTAHAFDAAVFVSNSDMTTAGMLMGAMRVNIPAIFLTGGAQNSGRVNGKAVGLSDVISGVGKVKDGSVNIDELTALENFACPSYGSYSGLSTANALACALEAAGLALIGNGTVPATHSERIRLAKRTGLTVCELVRDAITPKMILTKRAISNALTLCFAIGASTDIILHILAVAAECGVSLDLDGVAAIAAKTPVLVKLAPNGDKLIEDLYTAGGVMAVLHELAKAKIIDGSAHTVEGNALADGYDHAHVLDTEVIHKIDDPYSPAALVTVVKGNLAEDGAVAKYNFETKPNAFVGKAKCFNCEEDAVAAVGSGKIKKGDVIVVRYEGPMGAPGMREMQSVISALIGAGLQSDVALVTDGRLPVATRCIAVGHVAPEAAEGGKIALVKDGDSVKIDLGAGRIALDVPAKELQARAKKLRPKDDSIGGWLLRYRYLTTSAANGCVLKKKF, encoded by the coding sequence ATGTCACAGGAACTTTGTTCTACTATGGAAAAAGCGCCGCAGCGCGCACTGTTCAAGGCGTTGGGCTTGACCGACAACGAACTCAAAAAACCTATCGTTGCCGTCGTGTCTGCGCAGTCGGGTATCGACCCCGCAACCGATAGGCTCTACGCCCTCACCGACGCCGTCAAGGCGGGTATCTACGCAGGAGGCTGCACGCCCGTAGTCATGCCGGTATCGGGCGTTTGCGACGGGCTTACCGCGGGCACGGGCGGTATGCGTTACAGCCTGCCCTCGCGCGAGCTCGTAGCCGACAGTGTGGAAACGCTGCTTACCGCGCACGCGTTCGACGCGGCGGTGTTCGTATCGAACAGCGATATGACAACGGCGGGTATGCTCATGGGCGCAATGCGCGTCAATATCCCCGCCATATTCCTGACGGGCGGAGCGCAGAACAGCGGCAGAGTCAACGGCAAAGCCGTCGGGCTGTCGGACGTTATAAGCGGCGTCGGCAAGGTCAAGGACGGCAGCGTCAATATCGACGAGCTGACCGCGCTCGAAAACTTCGCCTGCCCGAGCTATGGCAGTTACAGCGGGCTTTCGACCGCTAACGCGCTCGCCTGCGCGCTCGAAGCGGCGGGGCTTGCGCTTATAGGCAACGGCACGGTGCCCGCAACGCACAGCGAGCGCATAAGGCTTGCCAAGCGCACGGGTCTTACCGTGTGCGAGCTTGTGCGCGACGCGATCACGCCCAAGATGATACTGACAAAGCGCGCCATATCCAACGCGCTGACTTTGTGTTTTGCGATCGGCGCGTCGACCGATATTATTCTGCATATTCTCGCGGTTGCCGCCGAGTGCGGCGTATCGCTCGATCTCGACGGCGTGGCTGCGATCGCGGCTAAGACGCCCGTACTCGTCAAGCTCGCGCCGAACGGCGACAAGCTGATCGAGGATCTGTATACCGCAGGTGGGGTCATGGCTGTGCTTCACGAACTCGCAAAAGCTAAGATCATAGACGGCTCGGCGCACACCGTCGAGGGCAATGCGCTTGCCGACGGCTACGACCACGCGCACGTGCTCGATACCGAGGTCATTCACAAGATAGACGATCCGTACTCGCCTGCCGCGCTTGTTACCGTCGTGAAAGGCAATCTTGCCGAGGACGGCGCGGTCGCCAAGTACAATTTCGAAACCAAGCCCAATGCGTTCGTGGGCAAAGCCAAGTGCTTTAACTGCGAGGAGGACGCCGTTGCGGCTGTCGGCTCGGGCAAGATAAAGAAAGGCGACGTTATAGTCGTGCGCTACGAGGGACCTATGGGCGCGCCCGGAATGCGCGAAATGCAGTCCGTTATTTCCGCGCTTATCGGCGCGGGCTTGCAGTCGGACGTTGCGCTCGTTACCGATGGACGGCTGCCCGTGGCTACGCGGTGCATTGCGGTCGGGCACGTTGCGCCGGAAGCTGCCGAGGGCGGCAAGATCGCGCTCGTCAAGGACGGCGACAGCGTTAAGATCGATCTCGGCGCGGGGCGTATCGCGCTCGACGTGCCGGCAAAGGAGCTTCAAGCGCGCGCCAAAAAGCTTCGTCCCAAGGACGACAGTATCGGCGGCTGGCTGCTCAGATATCGCTATCTCACCACTTCCGCCGCGAACGGCTGCGTGCTCAAAAAGAAATTCTAG
- a CDS encoding PaaI family thioesterase — MKVVSKQNNSHMCLICGMNNEAGVRGQFYNMEDGSCGGLFTFRPEHQSYPGRVHGGMLATMIDELAGRVLWVDEPTKIGVTMDIAVKYHKPVPYDTPLKGRGYYTKKLSRAYSAHCDIFDMDGNLLAEGDAKYLVLPAEKITDASIDEELDIYVPDEIKEIEF; from the coding sequence ATGAAAGTAGTATCTAAGCAAAACAATTCGCATATGTGCCTTATTTGCGGTATGAACAACGAGGCGGGCGTTCGCGGTCAGTTCTATAATATGGAAGACGGCTCGTGCGGCGGACTGTTCACTTTCCGTCCCGAACACCAGAGCTATCCCGGTCGCGTCCACGGCGGTATGTTAGCTACCATGATCGACGAGCTCGCGGGCAGAGTTTTGTGGGTGGACGAGCCGACCAAGATTGGCGTGACTATGGATATAGCGGTCAAGTACCACAAGCCCGTGCCGTACGATACGCCGCTCAAAGGCAGGGGATACTACACCAAAAAGCTTTCGCGCGCGTACTCTGCGCACTGCGATATTTTCGATATGGACGGCAACCTGCTTGCCGAGGGTGACGCGAAATACCTCGTGCTTCCCGCCGAGAAAATAACCGACGCGAGTATCGACGAGGAGCTCGATATCTACGTTCCCGACGAAATCAAAGAGATAGAGTTTTGA
- the leuB gene encoding 3-isopropylmalate dehydrogenase encodes MNFKITLLPGDGIGPEVIDAAATVLGAVGQKYGHDFKMTSMPIGGAAIDQTGVPLPNETLEECNSSDAVLLGAVGGAQWDDLKPHLRPERGLLGLRAGLKLFAMLCPIVSHETLASSSALKPATLKKGVDIMLVREISGGTYYGEHGYRDGVFGQEAFDSEVYSISEVERVAKIAFELAAARKKKLVSVDHADLLTTGKLWRATVEKTAKSYPDVKTRSLLISDCTGRMLTHPDEYDVVLSSNVYGGILAGAFAAVSGSIGMLPSAGVGAGINLYEPVHGAAHDIAGKNIANPIGAILSVAMMLSMSFELGKEAAAVDKAVQRVLSRGIRTRDIAKGKKFVSCSKLAEEIALAIIDE; translated from the coding sequence ATGAACTTCAAGATAACCCTATTGCCGGGCGACGGCATAGGTCCGGAAGTAATCGACGCAGCGGCGACCGTACTCGGCGCAGTCGGGCAAAAGTACGGACACGATTTCAAAATGACGTCCATGCCCATAGGCGGCGCGGCGATCGACCAGACGGGCGTACCGCTGCCTAACGAAACGCTCGAAGAATGCAACAGCTCCGACGCCGTGCTTTTGGGCGCGGTCGGCGGCGCGCAGTGGGACGACCTCAAACCGCACCTGCGGCCCGAGCGCGGACTGCTGGGACTGCGCGCGGGGCTTAAACTGTTCGCAATGCTCTGCCCTATCGTCAGCCACGAAACGCTCGCGTCGTCGAGCGCGCTCAAACCCGCAACGCTCAAAAAGGGCGTCGACATTATGCTCGTTCGAGAAATCTCGGGCGGCACGTACTACGGCGAGCACGGCTACCGTGACGGCGTGTTCGGGCAAGAAGCGTTCGACAGCGAGGTGTACTCGATAAGCGAGGTCGAGCGCGTTGCCAAGATCGCGTTCGAGCTTGCCGCGGCGCGTAAGAAGAAGCTTGTAAGCGTCGATCATGCCGACCTGCTCACAACGGGCAAGCTGTGGCGCGCTACCGTCGAGAAAACGGCTAAGTCGTATCCCGACGTTAAGACCAGAAGTTTACTCATAAGCGACTGCACGGGGCGGATGCTCACCCATCCCGACGAGTACGACGTGGTGCTGTCCTCTAACGTTTACGGCGGGATACTCGCGGGCGCGTTCGCTGCGGTGTCTGGGTCTATCGGTATGCTGCCGAGCGCGGGCGTGGGCGCGGGAATCAATCTTTACGAACCCGTACACGGCGCGGCGCACGATATAGCGGGCAAGAATATAGCAAACCCGATCGGCGCGATACTGTCGGTTGCAATGATGCTGTCTATGTCGTTCGAGCTCGGTAAGGAAGCTGCGGCTGTCGATAAAGCGGTGCAGCGCGTTCTTTCCAGGGGCATACGCACGCGAGATATCGCCAAGGGCAAGAAGTTCGTGTCCTGCTCCAAGCTCGCCGAGGAAATCGCTTTGGCAATTATTGACGAATAG
- a CDS encoding SHOCT domain-containing protein has product MGFFNFNFVGHDEFDVGAKNNEGRLYRYVQLAGICVIIISAAILMFSTFRLIKLNSTGYGIVFSICIVGFTALAALPWVRVIERVKDKKFFIIAIVFLAIIGLCAVLWITCVWQIISIFNNVVYGEAEAVEQSVINSLNVIRASLIVSLQFGMVSNIVMNYIKYRKTLLPYQIMSGVSSFYIDFYISLLLTAFTITPHGMESVPYALHIISNGWVAAFFGIAVVTLSLSGIVFWRTDRRRLIITANTALENSGKTKDDSGAADGEKRSDDATGESALERMKKLRALLDEGLITQEEYDAKRNDILNSI; this is encoded by the coding sequence ATGGGTTTTTTCAATTTCAATTTCGTAGGTCACGACGAGTTCGACGTCGGGGCGAAGAATAACGAGGGCAGGCTGTACCGTTACGTTCAGCTTGCCGGAATTTGCGTTATTATCATATCCGCCGCAATTCTCATGTTCTCGACGTTCCGATTGATCAAGCTTAATTCCACGGGCTACGGGATCGTTTTTTCGATATGTATAGTCGGGTTCACCGCGCTTGCCGCGCTTCCGTGGGTGCGTGTTATCGAACGGGTCAAGGACAAAAAGTTCTTTATAATCGCGATAGTGTTCCTGGCGATAATCGGGCTATGCGCGGTTTTGTGGATAACCTGCGTCTGGCAAATTATAAGCATTTTCAATAACGTAGTTTACGGTGAAGCGGAAGCGGTGGAGCAGAGCGTAATAAATTCGCTCAACGTTATTCGCGCGTCGCTTATCGTTTCGTTACAGTTCGGCATGGTATCGAATATAGTGATGAACTACATTAAATACCGCAAAACGCTTTTGCCGTACCAAATCATGTCGGGCGTATCTTCATTCTATATCGATTTTTATATCTCGCTGTTGCTCACTGCTTTTACTATTACGCCGCACGGTATGGAATCCGTGCCGTACGCGTTGCATATCATTTCGAACGGCTGGGTAGCCGCGTTCTTCGGTATTGCCGTAGTTACGCTGTCGCTGTCGGGCATAGTGTTCTGGCGCACCGATAGGCGCAGGCTGATCATCACCGCAAACACCGCGCTCGAAAATTCGGGTAAGACCAAGGACGATAGCGGCGCCGCCGACGGCGAAAAACGGTCCGACGACGCTACGGGCGAGAGCGCGCTCGAAAGAATGAAAAAGCTCCGCGCGCTACTCGACGAGGGCTTGATCACTCAGGAAGAATACGACGCTAAGCGCAACGATATCCTTAACAGTATTTAG
- a CDS encoding NADH peroxidase: MKRCAVCGEILEDGVDVCPVCGAKKFEPVGEAKFACEHHVGDGKVEDKEVTDGLKANFMGECTEVGMYLAMARVAEREGYPEIAEAYKRYAYEEAEHASKFAELLGEVVTNSTKKNLELRAAAEAGACEGKLKLAKRAKELGYDAIHDTVHEMAKDEARHGAGFAGMLKRYFGK, translated from the coding sequence ATGAAAAGATGTGCAGTTTGCGGCGAGATCTTAGAGGACGGCGTTGACGTTTGCCCCGTATGCGGCGCTAAGAAATTCGAACCAGTAGGCGAAGCGAAATTCGCTTGCGAACACCATGTCGGCGACGGCAAGGTCGAAGATAAGGAAGTTACGGACGGGCTTAAAGCCAACTTCATGGGCGAATGCACCGAGGTCGGTATGTACCTTGCAATGGCGCGCGTCGCCGAGCGCGAGGGCTATCCCGAGATCGCCGAAGCATACAAGCGCTACGCTTACGAAGAAGCCGAGCACGCTTCCAAGTTCGCCGAGCTCTTGGGCGAAGTCGTGACCAATTCCACCAAAAAGAACCTCGAACTCCGTGCCGCCGCGGAAGCGGGCGCGTGCGAAGGCAAGCTCAAACTCGCTAAGCGCGCTAAGGAACTCGGCTACGACGCCATTCACGACACCGTTCACGAAATGGCTAAGGACGAGGCACGTCACGGCGCAGGCTTCGCGGGAATGCTCAAACGCTACTTCGGCAAATAA